Proteins encoded together in one Streptomyces umbrinus window:
- a CDS encoding DUF3105 domain-containing protein, with translation MGSAKKTESKSRKARIEEMRRAEQARERRSRILTITASVIVVAGLVAGGAFLINSQSDDKDSASGDSKSTSGKFVTGKDGVKTWSTKLTQNHVTKDVKYPMEPPVGGDHNQVWMNCNGDVYTKAVKNVNAVHSLEHGAVWVTYNSKASDADVKTLSEKVKKTPYTLMSPVEDQKDPIMLSAWGHQRTVTSASDPNVAKFFETYVQGKQTPEPGAACTNGLSQ, from the coding sequence ATGGGTTCCGCCAAGAAGACAGAGTCCAAGTCGCGCAAGGCGCGGATAGAGGAGATGCGGCGCGCCGAGCAGGCCCGTGAGCGCCGCAGCCGGATCCTCACGATCACCGCGAGCGTGATCGTCGTCGCCGGTCTCGTCGCCGGCGGTGCCTTCCTCATCAACTCGCAGTCCGACGACAAGGACAGCGCGTCGGGCGACTCGAAGTCGACGTCGGGGAAGTTCGTCACGGGCAAGGACGGGGTGAAGACGTGGAGCACCAAGCTCACGCAGAACCACGTCACCAAGGACGTGAAGTACCCGATGGAGCCCCCGGTCGGCGGTGACCACAACCAGGTGTGGATGAACTGCAACGGCGACGTCTACACCAAGGCGGTCAAGAACGTGAACGCCGTGCACTCGCTCGAGCACGGCGCGGTCTGGGTGACGTACAACAGCAAGGCGTCGGACGCGGACGTGAAGACGCTCTCGGAGAAGGTCAAGAAGACCCCCTACACGCTGATGAGCCCGGTCGAGGACCAGAAGGACCCGATCATGCTCTCCGCGTGGGGTCATCAGCGTACGGTGACGAGTGCGAGCGACCCGAACGTCGCCAAGTTCTTCGAGACGTACGTCCAGGGCAAGCAGACGCCCGAGCCGGGCGCCGCCTGCACCAACGGCCTGTCGCAGTGA
- a CDS encoding response regulator transcription factor produces MTATGTTAEAHLRRMADILDEARRDLSDAVPPQSLLLGLQRLIPCDCACFSELDIPTRIHVNEQETPYDNWGNMGGDDGSLDGYWRWRHQHLQCTWVAGPHSSPDAHQMTDFMSVRELMNLPIYTECLSPFKCIAAVALPTAPNRTRVFQFLREEPKPFTEHEMTTLRLMAPHLYTLYQEAALRRGPRVRLTRRELDVLRCVARGLATPQIAEQLVVSPSTVRKHLENAFAKLGVSSRTAAVARIFPEAEVL; encoded by the coding sequence ATGACAGCGACCGGCACGACGGCCGAGGCACACCTGCGGCGGATGGCGGACATCCTCGACGAGGCCCGCCGCGACCTCTCGGACGCGGTACCTCCGCAGTCACTGCTGCTCGGGCTGCAGCGCCTCATCCCCTGCGACTGCGCCTGCTTCTCGGAGCTGGACATCCCGACCCGGATCCACGTCAACGAGCAGGAGACCCCGTACGACAACTGGGGCAACATGGGCGGGGACGACGGTTCGCTGGACGGGTACTGGCGCTGGCGGCACCAGCATCTGCAGTGCACGTGGGTCGCGGGCCCGCACAGCAGTCCCGACGCGCACCAGATGACGGACTTCATGTCGGTGCGCGAGCTGATGAACCTGCCGATCTACACCGAGTGCCTGAGCCCCTTCAAGTGCATCGCGGCCGTCGCCCTGCCCACGGCGCCCAACCGCACCCGGGTCTTCCAGTTCCTGCGCGAGGAGCCGAAGCCCTTCACCGAGCACGAGATGACCACGCTGCGGCTGATGGCGCCCCACCTGTACACGCTCTACCAGGAGGCCGCCCTCAGGCGCGGACCGCGTGTACGGCTGACCCGGCGCGAGCTGGACGTCCTGCGCTGCGTGGCCCGCGGCCTGGCCACCCCGCAGATCGCCGAGCAGCTCGTCGTGTCCCCTAGCACCGTCCGCAAGCACCTGGAGAACGCCTTCGCCAAGCTGGGCGTGTCGAGCCGGACCGCCGCCGTGGCCCGGATCTTCCCGGAGGCGGAGGTCCTGTGA
- a CDS encoding DUF305 domain-containing protein, whose translation MKFAGWISGVAAAVVVAAGAITYAVADGDDSGMKPPAADSADAGFARDMAVHHQQAVEMSYIVRDRTKNEEVRRLAYDIAQTQANQRGMMLGWLDLWELPKVSAEEPMAWMDMSGMPSAGDGSLMPGMATTAQMESLGKLNGEAAEIRYLQLMYAHHMGGVHMAKGCVERCKVGVERRLAQGMVQAQESEMQLITDLLKKRGAKPEA comes from the coding sequence ATGAAGTTCGCCGGCTGGATCTCCGGAGTCGCCGCGGCCGTGGTCGTGGCGGCCGGGGCGATCACGTACGCGGTCGCCGACGGCGACGACTCCGGCATGAAGCCCCCGGCGGCGGACTCCGCGGACGCCGGCTTCGCGCGGGACATGGCGGTGCACCACCAGCAGGCCGTCGAGATGTCGTACATCGTGCGCGACCGGACCAAGAACGAAGAGGTACGCCGTCTCGCGTACGACATCGCGCAGACGCAGGCCAACCAGCGCGGCATGATGCTCGGCTGGCTGGACCTGTGGGAGCTGCCCAAGGTGTCGGCCGAGGAGCCGATGGCGTGGATGGACATGAGTGGCATGCCGTCCGCCGGGGACGGTTCGCTGATGCCTGGCATGGCGACGACGGCCCAGATGGAGTCGCTGGGCAAGCTGAACGGCGAGGCCGCCGAGATCCGCTATCTGCAGCTCATGTACGCCCACCACATGGGCGGGGTGCACATGGCCAAGGGCTGTGTGGAGCGGTGCAAGGTCGGCGTCGAGCGACGGCTCGCGCAGGGGATGGTCCAGGCCCAGGAGTCGGAGATGCAGCTCATCACCGACCTGCTGAAGAAGCGCGGCGCGAAGCCGGAGGCCTGA
- a CDS encoding DUF6243 family protein, producing MTVSKNINNPVGMGGGQRKKLSRAERQNNGPYRNLDRQGAADQKAELVRKMREKAAAAEGAGQTGDDTTQS from the coding sequence GTGACCGTGAGCAAGAACATCAACAACCCCGTGGGCATGGGCGGCGGCCAGCGCAAGAAGCTGTCCCGCGCCGAACGGCAGAACAACGGCCCGTACCGCAACCTCGACCGCCAGGGCGCAGCCGACCAGAAGGCGGAGCTGGTGCGCAAGATGCGCGAGAAGGCAGCCGCCGCTGAGGGCGCCGGTCAGACGGGCGACGACACCACACAGAGCTGA
- a CDS encoding bifunctional [glutamine synthetase] adenylyltransferase/[glutamine synthetase]-adenylyl-L-tyrosine phosphorylase produces MMAPGRRSSTFSRLLRHGFTDPSAAERLMESAELAPIRNDPVLLDALGATADPDLALLGLVRLVEAQDGRTARRELLDTLIAAKPLRDRLLGVLGASAALGDHLARHPLDWQALVMYEPQDLHPGTAEFERGLADASDPVTLRIAYRRCLLSIAARDVCGTTDVAQTAAELADLATATLRAALSIARAAAPEDAAMCRLAVIAMGKCGGHELNYVSDVDVIFVGEAVDGADEGKALRAATRLASHLMRVCSETTVEGSIWPVDANLRPEGRNGPLVRTLSSHLAYYQRWAKTWEFQALLKARPVAGDVELGESYVATLAPLVWQAAERDNFVPDVQKMRRRVVENIPVAEIGRELKLGPGGLRDVEFAVQLLQLVHGRADTSLRSGTTLDALKALAAGGYVGRVDAVLLEDAYRFLRSMEHRIQLFRLRRTHLVPEEDADLRRIGRSLGLRTDPIAELNREWKRHASVVRRLHEKLFYRPLLDAVAQLAPGESRLSTNAARERLVALGYADPAAALRHLEALASGVSRKAAIQRTLLPVLLGWFADSADPDAGLFNFRKVSDALGRTPWYLRLLRDEGAAAENLARVLSAGRLAPDLLMRAPEAVALLGDGDGGGLEPRSQAHLEQEILAAVGRASGGEAAVTAARGVRRRELFRTAAIDIVNSYGTEETPANADQGALVDLVGGAVSDLTAATLAGTLRAVVRDGWGDTLPTRFAVIGMGRFGGHELGYGSDADVLFVHEPREGADEQEASRAANSVVSEMRRLLQVSSADPPLLIDADLRPEGKSGPLVRTLKSYEAYYRRWSLVWEAHALLRAEVVAGDEELGQRFIELVDPLRYPAEGLGEDAVREIRRLKARMESERMPRGADPTLHTKLGRGGLSDVEWTVQLLQLRHGWAEPGLRTTRTREALAAACAAELISGEDASTLDEAWVLATRVRNAVMLVRGRAGDTFPSDGRELAAVGRYLGYGPGHVGDMLDDYRRTTRRARAVVEELFYGAAER; encoded by the coding sequence ATGATGGCGCCGGGGCGCAGGAGCAGCACCTTCTCGCGGCTGCTGCGGCACGGTTTCACCGATCCGTCCGCCGCGGAACGGCTCATGGAGAGCGCGGAACTCGCGCCGATACGGAACGATCCGGTGCTGCTCGACGCGCTCGGAGCCACCGCCGATCCGGACCTGGCACTGCTCGGGCTCGTACGGCTCGTCGAGGCGCAGGACGGGCGCACGGCCCGGCGCGAGCTGCTCGACACGCTGATCGCGGCCAAGCCGCTGCGCGACCGGCTGCTCGGGGTGCTCGGCGCGTCCGCCGCGCTCGGCGACCACCTCGCGCGGCATCCGCTCGACTGGCAGGCCCTCGTGATGTACGAGCCACAGGACCTGCACCCGGGCACCGCGGAGTTCGAACGCGGGCTCGCCGACGCCTCCGACCCCGTGACACTGCGGATCGCCTACCGGCGGTGCCTGCTGTCCATCGCCGCGCGCGACGTGTGCGGGACGACCGACGTCGCGCAGACCGCCGCCGAGCTGGCCGATCTCGCGACCGCCACCCTGCGGGCCGCGCTCTCCATCGCCCGGGCGGCCGCGCCCGAGGACGCCGCGATGTGCCGGCTCGCGGTGATCGCGATGGGCAAGTGCGGGGGACACGAGCTCAATTACGTCTCCGACGTCGATGTCATCTTCGTCGGGGAGGCCGTCGACGGAGCCGACGAGGGGAAGGCCCTGCGGGCCGCCACCCGGCTTGCCTCGCATCTGATGCGGGTCTGTTCCGAGACCACGGTGGAGGGGTCGATCTGGCCCGTCGACGCCAATCTTCGGCCCGAGGGGCGCAATGGGCCGCTTGTTCGGACCCTCAGCAGCCATCTCGCCTATTACCAGCGGTGGGCCAAGACCTGGGAGTTCCAGGCCCTGTTGAAGGCCCGGCCCGTTGCCGGGGATGTCGAACTGGGCGAGTCGTACGTCGCCACGCTCGCGCCGCTCGTCTGGCAGGCCGCCGAGCGGGACAACTTCGTCCCCGACGTGCAGAAGATGCGTCGGCGGGTGGTCGAGAACATCCCTGTCGCCGAGATCGGGCGCGAGCTGAAGCTCGGTCCCGGCGGTCTGCGGGACGTCGAATTCGCCGTGCAGCTGCTGCAGTTGGTGCACGGGCGGGCCGACACGTCGTTGCGCAGCGGGACGACGCTGGACGCGTTGAAGGCGCTGGCCGCGGGCGGATACGTGGGGCGTGTCGACGCCGTGCTGCTGGAGGACGCCTACCGGTTCCTGCGTTCCATGGAGCACCGCATACAGCTCTTTCGGCTGCGGCGTACGCATCTGGTGCCCGAGGAGGACGCCGATCTGCGGCGTATCGGGCGGTCGTTGGGGCTGCGCACCGACCCCATCGCCGAGCTGAACCGGGAGTGGAAGCGGCACGCCTCCGTGGTGCGGCGGCTGCACGAGAAGCTCTTCTACCGGCCGTTGCTCGACGCCGTCGCCCAACTCGCGCCCGGCGAGAGCCGGTTGAGTACGAACGCGGCCCGGGAACGGCTGGTCGCGTTGGGGTACGCCGATCCTGCCGCCGCGTTGCGGCATCTGGAGGCGCTCGCCTCCGGGGTCTCCCGGAAGGCCGCCATCCAACGGACCCTGCTGCCTGTTCTGTTGGGGTGGTTCGCGGATTCCGCCGACCCCGACGCCGGGTTGTTCAACTTCCGCAAGGTGTCCGACGCGTTGGGCAGGACCCCTTGGTATCTGCGGCTGTTGAGGGACGAAGGGGCCGCTGCCGAGAACCTCGCCCGGGTGCTGTCCGCCGGGCGGCTGGCGCCCGACCTGCTGATGCGGGCGCCCGAGGCCGTGGCACTGCTCGGCGACGGGGACGGCGGCGGGCTCGAACCCCGCAGCCAGGCCCATCTGGAACAGGAGATCCTCGCGGCCGTCGGGCGCGCCAGTGGCGGCGAGGCCGCGGTCACCGCCGCGCGTGGCGTGCGGCGCCGGGAGTTGTTCCGTACGGCCGCCATCGACATCGTGAACTCCTACGGGACCGAGGAGACGCCGGCCAACGCCGACCAGGGTGCGCTGGTGGATCTGGTCGGCGGGGCCGTCTCGGATCTGACGGCGGCGACACTCGCGGGCACGTTGCGGGCCGTGGTACGGGACGGGTGGGGGGACACTCTGCCCACCCGGTTCGCGGTCATCGGGATGGGGCGCTTCGGGGGGCACGAGCTGGGCTACGGGTCCGACGCTGATGTTCTGTTCGTGCACGAGCCCCGGGAAGGGGCCGATGAGCAGGAGGCCTCTCGGGCCGCGAACTCCGTGGTCTCCGAGATGCGGCGGCTGTTGCAGGTGTCCAGTGCCGATCCGCCGTTGTTGATCGACGCGGATCTGCGGCCCGAGGGGAAGTCCGGGCCGCTGGTGCGGACGCTGAAGTCGTACGAGGCGTACTACCGGCGGTGGTCTCTCGTGTGGGAGGCCCATGCGTTGCTGCGGGCCGAAGTTGTCGCCGGGGACGAGGAGTTGGGGCAGAGGTTCATCGAGCTGGTTGATCCGTTGCGGTATCCGGCGGAGGGGCTTGGCGAGGATGCCGTGCGGGAGATCCGGCGGTTGAAGGCCCGGATGGAGTCCGAGCGGATGCCTCGCGGGGCGGACCCGACGTTGCACACCAAGCTGGGGCGGGGTGGGCTGTCCGATGTGGAGTGGACCGTTCAGTTGCTTCAGTTGCGGCACGGGTGGGCGGAGCCCGGGCTGCGGACCACTCGTACGCGGGAGGCTCTCGCGGCGGCCTGTGCCGCGGAGCTGATCTCTGGTGAGGATGCATCGACGCTGGACGAGGCGTGGGTTCTGGCTACGCGGGTGCGCAATGCCGTGATGCTGGTGCGGGGGCGGGCGGGGGATACGTTCCCTTCGGACGGGCGTGAACTTGCTGCCGTGGGGCGGTACTTGGGGTATGGGCCGGGGCATGTGGGGGACATGCTCGATGACTATCGGCGTACCACTCGGCGGGCTCGGGCCGTTGTCGAGGAGTTGTTCTATGGGGCCGCTGAACGGTAG
- a CDS encoding phosphatase PAP2 family protein → MGESTVTTLEGQEQATHQPVADEANSRAGQGFLRRLRTPRRPRLWFEILLIAVSYWTYSLIRNAVPEQRTKALENADWIWKVEHHLGIAVEEAVNHGVNSVTWLIVGMNYYYATLHFVVTLGVLVWLYRSHPGRYAATRMVLFATTGVALVGYYLYPLAPPRLMNGNDFIDTVVVHQTWGSMASGDLKNMSNQYAAMPSMHIGWSLWCGLTIFALASVPWVRVLGLLYPTLTLVVIVATANHFWLDAVGGMICLAFGYTVARLWYGSLPYALPRLVPETPPKRRLLPTKA, encoded by the coding sequence ATGGGTGAGAGCACCGTGACGACACTGGAAGGCCAGGAGCAGGCCACACACCAGCCCGTCGCGGACGAGGCGAACAGCCGCGCGGGGCAGGGTTTCCTGCGCCGCTTGCGTACGCCTCGCCGCCCCCGGCTCTGGTTCGAGATCCTGCTGATCGCGGTGAGTTACTGGACGTACTCACTGATCCGCAACGCGGTCCCCGAGCAGCGGACGAAGGCGCTGGAGAACGCCGACTGGATCTGGAAGGTCGAGCACCACCTCGGCATCGCCGTGGAGGAGGCCGTCAACCACGGCGTGAACTCGGTGACTTGGCTGATCGTTGGCATGAACTACTACTACGCGACGCTGCACTTCGTGGTGACGCTGGGTGTCCTGGTGTGGCTCTACCGCAGCCACCCGGGCCGTTACGCGGCAACACGCATGGTCCTCTTCGCCACCACCGGTGTGGCCCTGGTCGGCTACTACCTGTATCCGCTGGCCCCGCCCCGCCTGATGAACGGCAACGACTTCATCGACACGGTCGTGGTCCACCAGACCTGGGGCTCCATGGCCTCCGGCGACCTGAAGAACATGTCGAACCAGTACGCCGCGATGCCGTCCATGCACATCGGCTGGTCCCTCTGGTGCGGCCTCACGATCTTCGCCCTGGCCTCGGTGCCGTGGGTCCGCGTCCTCGGCCTGCTCTACCCCACGCTGACCCTGGTCGTCATCGTGGCCACGGCCAACCACTTCTGGCTGGACGCGGTCGGCGGCATGATCTGCCTGGCCTTCGGCTACACAGTGGCAAGGCTCTGGTACGGATCGCTGCCGTACGCGCTGCCGCGGCTGGTCCCGGAGACGCCACCGAAACGCCGCTTGCTGCCGACGAAGGCGTAG
- a CDS encoding DMT family transporter — translation MPLTSTLRMAALALLWGSGFLWIKLALNHGLSPAQITITRCALGTAVLLLLARSAGQRLPRDRATWTRLAIAALFCNAIPFALFSIGEQTVDSGIAGVLNATTPLWSLLLGILLGTDRGLGRIRLTGLFLGFAGTLLIFAPWQRSAGLLTWGALSLLAAAASYAIAFAYMARKLTDRGAPIAMSAAQLLAATAWTTLSVPASGPLHTDATGLLAITALGILGTGVTFYLNYRLIADEGPTSAATVGYLLPVVSVALGALVLDESTGPRIWAGMAIVLTGVAMTRTRRTSEGDAAGCPPAAAGASAPGSLSKAPQSRLT, via the coding sequence ATGCCGCTCACATCGACCCTCCGCATGGCCGCCCTGGCCCTCCTCTGGGGCTCGGGCTTCCTGTGGATCAAACTGGCCCTGAACCACGGCCTGTCCCCCGCCCAGATCACGATCACCCGCTGCGCCCTGGGCACGGCGGTACTCCTCCTCCTGGCCCGCTCGGCAGGGCAACGCCTCCCCCGCGACCGCGCAACCTGGACCCGCCTCGCCATCGCGGCCCTCTTCTGCAACGCGATCCCCTTCGCCCTCTTCAGCATCGGCGAGCAGACGGTCGACTCGGGCATCGCGGGCGTACTGAACGCGACAACTCCCCTGTGGTCCCTGCTGCTCGGGATCCTGCTGGGCACGGACCGGGGACTGGGCCGCATCCGCCTGACCGGCCTGTTCCTGGGCTTCGCGGGCACACTCCTGATCTTCGCCCCCTGGCAGCGCTCGGCCGGCCTGCTGACCTGGGGCGCCCTGTCCCTCCTGGCCGCCGCGGCGAGCTACGCCATCGCCTTCGCGTACATGGCCCGCAAACTCACCGACCGGGGCGCCCCGATCGCCATGTCGGCGGCCCAGCTCCTGGCCGCCACAGCCTGGACGACCCTCTCCGTCCCCGCCTCCGGCCCCCTGCACACCGACGCCACGGGCCTCCTGGCGATCACCGCCCTGGGCATCCTCGGCACGGGCGTCACCTTCTACCTCAACTACCGCCTCATCGCGGACGAGGGCCCCACCAGCGCGGCAACGGTCGGCTACCTGCTCCCGGTCGTCTCCGTAGCACTGGGCGCCCTGGTCCTCGACGAGTCCACCGGCCCCCGTATCTGGGCAGGCATGGCCATAGTCCTGACCGGTGTGGCAATGACCCGCACCCGCAGGACGTCAGAAGGGGACGCGGCGGGGTGTCCGCCCGCAGCGGCTGGCGCGTCCGCGCCGGGTTCCCTTTCGAAGGCCCCCCAATCGCGCCTGACCTAG
- a CDS encoding VOC family protein, producing the protein MDMALEVITLPVTDIDRAKAFYQDKVGFHVDIDTEVMPGARVVQLTPPGSGCSIALADGIPIPTGTPQPGTYHGLQLVVADAKAAYEELTARGLEVSEPVQYAPQDGGTFMHFTDPDGNGWAIQEFRERATKPLHKLMTDLAEQTP; encoded by the coding sequence ATGGACATGGCCCTTGAAGTGATCACGCTTCCCGTCACCGACATCGACCGGGCGAAGGCCTTCTACCAGGACAAGGTCGGATTCCACGTCGACATCGACACCGAGGTGATGCCGGGCGCCCGCGTGGTCCAGCTGACACCCCCCGGTTCCGGCTGTTCGATCGCGCTCGCCGATGGGATCCCCATCCCGACGGGAACACCGCAGCCGGGCACGTACCACGGCCTGCAGCTCGTCGTGGCGGACGCCAAGGCGGCCTACGAGGAACTGACCGCCCGCGGCCTGGAGGTCAGCGAGCCCGTCCAGTACGCCCCCCAGGACGGCGGCACCTTCATGCACTTCACGGACCCGGACGGCAACGGCTGGGCCATCCAGGAATTCCGGGAGCGCGCCACAAAGCCCTTGCACAAGCTGATGACGGACCTGGCCGAACAGACCCCGTGA
- the glnA gene encoding type I glutamate--ammonia ligase produces MDKQQEFVLRTLEERDIRFVRLWFTDVLGFLKSVAVAPAELEQAFDEGIGFDGSAIEGFARVYESDMIAKPDPSTFQVLPWRAEAPGTARMFCDILMPDGSPSFADPRYVLKRALAKASDLGFTFYTHPEIEFFLLKDKPVDGSRPTPADNSGYFDHTPQNVGMDFRRQAITMLESMGISVEFSHHEGAPGQQEIDLRYADALSTADNIMTFRLVMKQVALEQGVNATFMPKPFSEHPGSGMHTHLSLFEGDRNAFYESGSEYQLSKVGRSFIAGLLKHAAEIAAVTNQWVNSYKRIWGGSERTAGAGGEAPSYICWGHNNRSALVRVPMYKPGKTGSARVEVRSLDSGANPYLAYAMLLAAGLKGIEEGYELPPGAEDDVWALSDAERRAMGIEPLPQNLGEALTLMERSDLVAETLGEHVFDFFLRNKRQEWEEYRSEVTAFELRKNLPVL; encoded by the coding sequence ATGGACAAGCAGCAGGAGTTCGTGCTCCGTACTTTGGAAGAGCGCGACATCCGTTTCGTACGCCTGTGGTTCACGGACGTGCTGGGCTTTCTCAAGTCCGTGGCCGTGGCCCCGGCCGAGCTGGAGCAGGCCTTCGACGAGGGCATCGGCTTCGACGGGTCGGCCATCGAGGGCTTCGCCCGCGTCTACGAGTCCGACATGATCGCCAAGCCGGACCCCTCGACCTTCCAGGTCCTGCCGTGGCGTGCGGAGGCTCCCGGCACGGCCCGGATGTTCTGCGACATCCTGATGCCGGACGGCTCGCCGTCCTTCGCGGACCCGAGGTATGTGCTGAAGAGGGCCCTGGCCAAGGCCTCCGACCTGGGCTTCACCTTCTACACCCACCCCGAGATCGAGTTCTTCCTGCTGAAGGACAAGCCGGTTGACGGCTCGCGCCCGACGCCCGCCGACAACTCCGGCTACTTCGACCACACCCCGCAGAACGTCGGCATGGACTTCCGCCGCCAGGCGATCACCATGCTGGAGTCGATGGGCATCTCGGTCGAGTTCTCCCACCACGAGGGCGCCCCGGGTCAGCAGGAGATCGACCTCCGCTACGCGGACGCGCTCTCGACGGCGGACAACATCATGACGTTCCGCCTGGTCATGAAGCAGGTGGCGCTGGAGCAGGGCGTGAACGCGACGTTCATGCCGAAGCCGTTCTCGGAGCACCCGGGCAGCGGCATGCACACGCACCTCTCCCTCTTCGAGGGCGACCGCAACGCCTTCTACGAGTCGGGCTCCGAGTACCAGCTCTCCAAGGTCGGCCGCTCCTTCATCGCGGGCCTGCTGAAGCACGCGGCGGAGATCGCGGCGGTGACGAACCAGTGGGTCAACTCGTACAAGCGGATCTGGGGCGGCTCGGAGCGCACGGCGGGTGCCGGTGGCGAGGCCCCCTCGTACATCTGCTGGGGTCACAACAACCGCTCGGCCCTGGTCCGAGTTCCCATGTACAAGCCCGGCAAGACAGGCTCGGCCCGTGTGGAGGTCCGCTCCCTGGACTCCGGCGCGAACCCTTACCTGGCCTACGCGATGCTCCTCGCCGCCGGCCTCAAGGGCATCGAGGAGGGCTACGAGCTCCCCCCGGGCGCCGAGGACGACGTCTGGGCCCTCTCCGACGCCGAACGCCGCGCGATGGGGATCGAGCCCCTCCCTCAGAACCTCGGCGAGGCCCTGACCCTCATGGAACGCAGCGACCTCGTCGCCGAAACCCTCGGCGAACACGTCTTCGACTTCTTCCTCCGCAACAAGCGCCAGGAGTGGGAGGAGTACCGCTCCGAGGTGACGGCGTTCGAGCTGCGGAAGAACCTGCCGGTGCTGTAA
- a CDS encoding pyridoxamine 5'-phosphate oxidase family protein, whose translation MEPRTELDTRYSDETATARPWSEAEALLAEAELFWISTVRPDGRPHVTPLPTVWSDGALHFCTGPEERKARNLALNPSVVLTTGTNTWNKGYDLVVEGEAVRVSDDARLRELADAWERKYGSFWHFEVGDGHFHHGAGKALVFSVAPGTVFGFGKGEPFSQTRWRFDGRTT comes from the coding sequence ATGGAACCACGGACCGAGCTGGACACGCGCTACAGCGACGAGACCGCCACCGCACGCCCCTGGTCCGAGGCCGAGGCGCTGCTGGCCGAGGCCGAACTGTTCTGGATCTCGACGGTACGCCCCGACGGACGGCCTCATGTGACGCCCTTGCCGACGGTGTGGTCGGACGGCGCGCTGCACTTCTGCACCGGACCCGAGGAGCGCAAGGCGCGCAACCTCGCGCTGAACCCGAGCGTCGTACTGACCACAGGAACCAACACCTGGAACAAGGGGTACGACCTCGTGGTGGAGGGCGAGGCGGTCCGGGTGTCCGACGACGCCAGGCTGCGCGAGCTGGCCGATGCGTGGGAGCGCAAGTACGGCAGTTTCTGGCACTTCGAGGTCGGCGACGGGCACTTCCACCACGGCGCCGGGAAGGCTCTTGTTTTCTCGGTGGCGCCCGGGACCGTTTTCGGCTTCGGTAAGGGAGAACCGTTCAGCCAGACCCGCTGGCGGTTCGACGGACGCACGACCTGA
- a CDS encoding LysR family transcriptional regulator — protein MLDVRRMQMLRAVVTSGSVTAAAARLGYTPSAVSQQIAVLEKEARTPLLERVGRGVRPTAAGLMLTEYADVIGRQVAEAETALVDLLEGRTGRLAVRYFATAGAALVAPAVAKVRAEHPGVQVELKLVDYEDSLPDVKEGRADLALVVRPSEEAGPDGVRLVRLLDDPYLAVLPKGHPLAGRRTVSLADLAEEPWVGSEWPGPCLDAQLLACEAAGFRPRFVVDSGDYATAQGFVAAGLGVSLVPRLGLGSRHPGVVVREVRGPEPVRSIFAVVREGAPQSPALRSFLGALRDAGGAT, from the coding sequence ATGCTTGATGTGCGACGCATGCAGATGCTGCGGGCCGTGGTGACCAGTGGGTCCGTGACGGCCGCTGCCGCGCGGCTCGGCTATACGCCGTCCGCCGTCAGTCAGCAGATCGCCGTCCTGGAGAAGGAGGCTCGTACGCCTCTGCTCGAACGGGTCGGGCGCGGGGTGCGGCCCACCGCGGCGGGGCTGATGCTCACCGAGTACGCGGACGTCATCGGGCGGCAGGTCGCCGAGGCCGAGACCGCGCTGGTCGACTTGCTGGAGGGGCGTACGGGGCGGCTCGCCGTGCGGTACTTCGCCACGGCGGGGGCCGCGCTCGTGGCTCCGGCCGTGGCGAAGGTGCGGGCCGAACATCCCGGTGTGCAGGTCGAGTTGAAGCTCGTCGACTACGAGGACTCGCTGCCGGACGTGAAGGAGGGGCGGGCGGATCTGGCGCTCGTGGTCCGGCCCTCGGAGGAAGCAGGGCCCGACGGTGTGCGGCTCGTCCGGCTGCTCGACGATCCCTACCTCGCCGTGCTGCCCAAGGGGCATCCGCTGGCCGGGCGGCGGACCGTCTCGCTGGCCGACCTCGCCGAGGAGCCGTGGGTGGGGAGCGAGTGGCCCGGGCCGTGTCTTGATGCGCAGCTCCTGGCGTGCGAGGCCGCCGGGTTCCGGCCGAGGTTCGTGGTGGACAGCGGGGATTACGCGACCGCGCAGGGGTTCGTCGCGGCGGGGCTGGGTGTCAGTCTTGTGCCTCGGCTGGGGCTGGGGAGTCGGCATCCCGGTGTGGTGGTGCGGGAGGTTCGGGGGCCGGAGCCTGTGCGGTCGATTTTTGCCGTGGTGAGGGAGGGGGCGCCGCAGTCGCCGGCTTTGCGGAGTTTCCTGGGGGCGTTGCGGGATGCCGGTGGCGCGACCTGA